TCATCGCCGAGACGATCTTGGCCGCGTCGTTCGGTCCGGCGAGTTCTCCGGCGGCCATCAGCGCTCGCCCCGCGCCGAACTGCCCCTGGCTGTACGCAGGCGTCGCCTGCGTCATGTCTTTGGCGGCAGAGAACCCCGTCGGGGTCATGCCCGGCTCCACGATCGTGACGGCGATGCCGAAGGGGGCGACCTCCGCCGCGAGTGCTTCGCAGAACCCTTCGATGCCCCACTTCGCGGCGTGATAGATCCCGAAGCCGGGGTAGGCCGTCTGGCCTCCCGCGGACGAGACCTGCATGATGCGGCCCCCGCCCTGCGCCCGCAGGCGAGGAAGGGCTGCCCGCGCGACGTCGATCGACGCGGTGAGGTTGGTCGCGATCACCTGCGCGATCTGATCACGGCTCGCCTCTTCGATCGCCCCGAACAGCCCGTAGCCGGCGTTGTTGACGACCACGTCGATCCTGCCGAAGTCGGCGAATGCCTGATCGACGACGCTGTCGACGCGGGCGCCGTCGGTGACGTCGAGCGCGTACACCCTCAGTCGATCGCCCGCGGTCTCGCGCAACTCATCCATGCTCTCGAGGCGACGCACCGCAGCGGCAACCCGATCGCCGCGCGCGAGCAGCCGCTCCGTGAGTCCACGTCCGAATCCGGACGATGTGCCGGTGATGAACCATGTCTGCATGGCAGTCTCCTTCGTTTCATCTCGAACGGTAGGAGTTGAAGTCGACTTCAAGTCAAGCGGTACGGTGAGGGTGTGAGCACCACCACGAAGACGACGTACACCATCGGTGAAGCCAGTGAACGCACCGGGCTCCCGACGCACACCCTCCGCTTCTACGAGCGAGAGGGGCTCTTCCTCGGTCCGATCGACCGCGACTCAGGAGGACGTCGCCGATTCACCGACGCGCAGATCGAGTGGTTGACAATCGGCGCGAAACTGCGTTCCGCAGGAATGCCGCTGCCCGAGATCCGGCGGTACGCCGAAGCGGGACGAGATGCGCGGGATGCTGCCGCCATTCAACTCCGACTGCTCCAAAACCACGCGCAGCGGGTGCGCGCGCAGCTGCGCGAACTCGAGTCGGTGCTCGCGATCGTCGAAGGGAAGATCGCGAACATCACCCGACCGCCGGCGTGACGACCCGGTCACGACCCGACTGCCCCCGCTCGACGAGCGAGAGCCGCAGAGCAGCACGCCGCCGAGGCGAAGCTCTGATGCCACCGGTCAGGGCGAGGTGCGGTCCGACAGCCGTGGCACCGCAGCGGAAGGCGCGGACGATCGGCCGTGCCGGCTCGCCAGGTCTCCATCTATCCCGGATCGCGTCCTGCGGCTCCAGTGTCAACGCCGAGCCCACGTGCCGCCTCGCCGATCATGCGCATCATCCCGGGTGTGGTGCGTTGATCGGCTGAGACCGCCCTCCGCACGAGACCGTGAGGCAGTGCCGCACCCGCTCAGACGTCGACGCCGCCGGCCGGCCGCACCTGGATCTCGGGGATGAGCCCGAGCCAGCGCACGAGCGTCTCATCGTCGCCGAAGCCGACCGCGTAGCAGTACCAGCCGGGGCCGTCCGGCTGGAACAGCTCGAACCGCACGTCCGGGGCGCGATCCGGCGCCTCCTGCGCGACCACGATCCGGCAGGCCGCATTGGCGGTCGAGATGTTCGTCGAGATGCTGCTGGAGACCATCGGCAGGATGAGCCCCGCGATCGCGAGCACCACGACGACGCGCATGATGTGGATGACGGCGGGATGCCGGAGCGGGCGCCCGTCGCCGGGCTCGTAGCCGGCGAGCTCCGGGTGCTCGCCCTCGCCGCTCGTCATGGCATCCAGTCTCGCACCCGGCGGCGCGCTCGGCCGGACGGCGTCGATCGGCCGCCGTGCGGCCGACCGGCCGCGGGCCTCAGCGCGTCGCGCGCCCCAGCTCGTCGCCCCCGACGAGCTCCCACGCGGCGGCCGAGAGGCGCTCGACCAGGCGCCAGTCGCCCTCGCGCAGCGCATCCCTCGGCACCATCCAGCTGCCGCTGATGGCGGCGATCGCGGGGTGGGCGAGGTACTCGACGGCGTTCTCGGGCGAGACGCCGCCGCTCGGCATGAAGAGCAGCTCGGGGAAGGGCGCCGCGAGGGCGCGCACCGTGTCGAGCCCGCCCAGGCGGTCGGCGGGAAACAGCTTCACGGCCTGCAGTCCGAGCCGCAGCGCCTGCTGCACCTCGGTCGCGGTGGCGACGCCCGGCAGCGGCAGCAGGCCGCGCTCGCGTGTTCGCTCGACGACCTCGCGGTCGAGGCCGGGGCTCACGACGAAGCGGGCGCCCGCATCCGCGACCCGGTCGACGTCCTCCGGGGTGAGGACCGTGCCGGCGCCGAGGAGGAGGCCCTCCCGCCCGGCGAGCGCCGCGATCGCCCCGACCCCGGCCGGGGTGCGGAGGGTGATCTCGGCCGCCCGGAGGCCGCCCGCCGTGAGGGCGTCGCCCAGGGCGGGTGCCGCATCCGCCTCGTCGAGGACGACGACGGGGACGAGGCGCGCCGCGACGAGCTCGGCGAGCAGCCCCGCCTCGCGTCGCGCGAGCGCCTCGTCGAGGGCCATCAGTGGGTGTCGACCGCGCTGATCTCGCTGCGGTCGCCCGACCACAGCGTGTGGAAGGTGCCGTCCCGGTCGACGCGCTTGTAGGTGTGCGCGCCGAAGAAGTCGCGCTGACCCTGCACGAGCGCGGCCGGCAGGCGGTCGGCGCGGAGCCCGTCGTAGTACGACAGCGAGGAGGAGAACGCGGGGGCGGGGATGCCGGAGGCGGCGGCCCCGGCGACCACGCGGCGCCAGGCCTCCTGGCCCTCGACGAGCACCTCGCGGAAGAACGGCGCCGTGAGCAGCGCGACGAGCTCCGGGTTCTCGGCGTAGGCGTCCGTGATGCGGTTGAGGAAGCGGGCGCGGATGATGCAGCCGCCGCGCCAGATCTTCGCGATCTCGCCCTTCTGGATGTCCCAGCCGTACTCCTCGGCGCCCGCGATGATCTCGTCGAAGCCCTGCGAGTAGGCGATGATCTTCGAGGCGTAGAGCGCGAGGCGGACGTCCTCGACGAAGGCGTCGGCATCCTGCACCTGCCACGCGGCCGAGGGGCCGGGGAGGTCGGCGGCGGCGGCGCGCTGCGCGGGCTTCGAGGAGAGCGAGCGGGCGAAGACGGCCTCCGCGATGCCGGAGACGGGGATGCCGAGATCCAGCGCCGACTTCACCGTCCAGGCGCCGGTGCCCTTCGCGCCGGCCTGGTCGAGGATGACGTCGACGAGCGGCTGCCCGGTCTCGGCGTCGACCTGGCGGAGCACCTCGGCGGTGATCTCGATGAGGTACGACTCGAGCTCGCCGCGGTTCCACTCGGCGAAGATGTCGGCGATCTCGGCCGGGCTCTTGCCTGTGCCGCGGCGGATGAGGTCGTAGGCCTCGGCGATGAGCTGCATGTCGGCGTACTCGATGCCGTTGTGGATCATCTTGACGAAGTGGCCGGCGCCGTCGTGGCCGACGTGGGTCACGCAGGGCTCGCCCTCCGCGACCGCGGCGATCGACGTGAGGATCGGGCCGAGGGTCACCCACGACTCGTCCGAGCCGCCGGGCATGATCGAGGGGCCCGTGAGGGCCCCCTCCTCGCCGCCGGAGATGCCGGCGCCGACGAAGTTGATGCCGGTCTCGCGGACCGCCTTCTCGCGGCGGATGGTGTCGGTGAAGAGCGCGTTGCCGCCGTCGACGATGATGTCGCCCGGCTCGAAGACCTTCACCAGCTCGTCGATGACGGCGTCGGTCGGGCCGCCGGCCTTGACCATGATGATCGCGGTGCGGGGCGTCTGGAGGGCGGCCGCGAACTCCTCGTAGCCGCGGGTCGCGACGAACTCCGCCTCGGGGTGCTCGGCGACGAGCGCGTCGGTCTTCTCGTGCGAGCGGTTGAGGATCGCCACCGTGTTGCCCTCGCGGCTGGCGAGGTTGCGGGCGAGGTTGGAGCCCATCACCGCCAGTCCGACCACTCCGATGTTCGCCACAGCAGTGCTCTCGGCCACTTCGCGCCACGTCCTTCTTCAGTCTGGGGGTGTTCCGGCGCCACGGCGCCGAGTCCAGGCTAGTGCGTTCCGCGGCCTCGGGTCCGCCCCCGGTAGCGTGGGGTCATGCCGCACTCCGAGCCGATCGTCGTCATGGGCGTCGCCGGGTCCGGCAAGTCGGCGGTGGGCGCCGCGCTGGCCGAGCGCCTGGGTCTCGCGTTCCTGGATGCCGACTCACTGCATCCGGCCGCGAACGTCGCGAAGATGGCCGCCGGCACGCCGCTCGACGACGAGGACCGCGCGCCCTGGCTGGATGCGGTCGCCGCGCGGCTCGGCGGCGAGCCGATCGTGGTCGCCTGCTCGGCGCTGCGTCGCGCCTACCGGGACCGGCTGCGCGCCGGGGCGCCGGGGGTCCGCTTCGTGCTGCTCGACGGCCCGCCCGAGCTCCTCGCGGAGCGCATCGGCGCGCGACGCGCTCACTTCATGCCGGCGGCGCTCCTCGCCTCCCAGCTCGCGACCCTCGAGCGGCCGTCGCCCGAGGAGCGGGCGGTCGTGGTCGACGTCTCCCCGCCCGTCGCGGAGGTCGCGGAGGCGGCGGCCCGCCGCCTCGCCGAGCCGCTCGCGGCGTCGCAATAGGCTCGGACGCGGAACCCCCGATCACCGCAAGGAGCCCCCGCATGTCGTCGCCCGTCATCGTCACCGCCGTCTTCCACCCCGCCCCCGGCGCGAAGGAGCGGCTGATCGAGGCGATGGGGCCGGGCATCGCCGCCGTGCACGCGGAGCCGGGCTGCGAGCTCTACGCCATCCACGACGCCGAGGACGGCACGATCACGATGATCGAGCGCTGGACGAGCGCCGAGGACCTCGCCGCGCACGCCGCGGGGGAGGCGATCGCGCTGCTGAACCGCGACATCGACGGCCTCCTCGCCTCGCCCGTCGTCGTCACCCGCATGAGCGCGCTGCCCGCCGGGGATGCCGCGAAGGGCGTGCTCTGATGGCGGCGCGGCTCCGGGTCGTCATCGCGACGCCGCTCGAGGAGGAGCTCGTCGCGCTCATCGCCGAGCGCGAGCCGCGCCTCGAGATCGCGCACCGCCCGGAGCTCATGGCGCCGGCCTCCGCCGACTGGATGGTGCGGCCCGAGCGCGACGACGCGCAGCAGGCCGAGTACGAGGCCTACCTCGACGGCGGGGAGGCCCTCTTCGGCGTGCCCGACCAGTCCGGGAGGGCGCTCGCCGCGGCGATCGGCCGCAACCCGGCGCTGCGCTGGGTGCACACCATCCCGGCGGGCGGCGGGGCGCAGGTGCGCGCCGCGCGGCTCGACGAGGCGGCGCTCGAGCGCGTCGCCTTCACGACCTCGGCCGGCGTGCACGCGCAGCCGCTCTCGGAGTTCGCGCTGCTCGGGGTCCTCGCGGGCTTCAAGCACCTGCCGCGCCTGCGCGAGGCGCAGGGCCGGCGCGAGTGGGCGCACCGCGAGCCCATGGTCTCGCTCACCGAGTCGCGGGTCGCGGTCGTCGGCCTCGGCGGCATCGGCCGGCGCACGGCATCCCTCCTCTCCGGCCTCGGGGTCGAGGTGATCGGCGTGCACCGCCGCGAGGTGGAGGCGGATGTCGCGCGCATCGAGCCGGTCGAGCGGCTGGGCGAGGTGCTCGCCGGGTGCGACGCGGTGGTCCTCGCGCTCCCCGCGACGGATGCGACGAGGCACATGCTGAACCGCGAGGTGCTCGCGAAGGCCAAGCCGGGCATCGCGGTCGTCAACGTCGGCCGCGGCACGACGATCGACGAGGCGGCGCTCGTGGAGGCCATCGAGCGCGGGCAGGTCGGCTCGGCGACGCTGGATGTCACCGAGGTGGAGCCGCTGCCCGCGGAGAGCCCGCTCTGGGGTCTCGAGCAGGTCGTGATCGCGCCCCACACGGCGGCGATCAGCCCGCACGAGCCGCGCCGCATCGCCGAGCTCTTCGCCGACAACGCGAGCCGCCTGCTCGACGGCCGCCCCCTCCGCAACCTGGTCGACACGGTCGAGTTCTACTGACCTCCTCCTCTGCGAGAGACATGTCTGCGGCGGCGCAGACGCGGTCGCATCGGCGTCCGCCGCGCAGGAGACATGTCTCTCGGGCACGCACTCGTGCCCCCGGGATGGGGGACCCCCGCCGGTAGGATCGACCCGTGACGACATTCGGCCGCATCCTCGCCGCGATCCTCGCGATCGTGCTGTCCGTCGCGGGCCATGCCGTGCTATGGAGCTCCGGCAGTGCCGCCTCCGCGATCCTCGCCCGCTTCGGGACGACGCATCCCGACGCCGTCCTCCCGGTGCTCGGCATCGTCCTCGGCGCGCTGCTCGTCGGGCTCGCGGTCCTCACCGCCGTCGTCTCGAGCTCGGGGCTCCTCGTGCTCGGCGCCGTGCACGTCGTCGTCGGCGCGCTCATGCTCGCGCCGCCCATCGCCATCGGGCTGGAGCGGGCGGTCATCGAGGCGCTCCTGCCGCTCAGCCGCGACCTCGGCTTCGGCGTCGCCTTCGCCCTGCCGACCGGCATCTTCCTCGCGACCGGCGTCGTGTTCCTCATCACCGGATGGGCGGCGCGCGCCCGCCGGCGGGGCACGGGCGCGACCTCCGCCTCCGGGCGGCTCCTCGCGATCCTCGTCGTCCCGATCGGGCTCGCCGGCATCACGCTGCTGCTCTCGGGCGGCGGCGAGCTGTACCGGCAGCTCGTGGAGTCGCTGAGCTCCGCTTTCGACCCCGTGGCCATCCTCACCGTGCTCGCCGGCCTCGGCGCGCTCGCGCTCGTCGCCGCATCCACCCGCCTCAGCGCGCTCGGCGCGAGCATCGTCGGCCTCGTCGCCGTCGCCGCCTCCATCGCCACCCTCGCGATGCCGGGATCGGTCTACCGCGCGGGCATCGACCTGGCCGTGCCGCCAGTGCTCCTGCAGTCCTTCGCGACGCTCGCCGTCGCGGGTCAGCTGCTGCTCCTCGGCGTGGTCATCGCCGCCTCCGCCGCCGCGAGCAAGTCGGCCGAGGTGCGCGCCGCCCGCCGCCGGGCGCGCGAGGAGGAGCGCGAGGAGACGCCGCCCATCGAGCCCGTCGAGATCGTCCACGAGGAGCCGCGGCCCGCGAGCCCCGCGCGCACCGAGCCGCTCACGGGCCCCGTCCCGCACGCCGACGAGCCCCGGTCCGGCGTGTAGACTCCTGGACCGTACCTCGGCGAGGGATCCACGGCGCAACCGCGCCGGAGGTTCCGTGATCGACGCGGTGAGCGAAGTCCCACCAGAAGCACCCGCTTCCCGTGCCATTCCTCACGCTGTCCGGCGTTCGAGTAGATCAATCGCACAATCGATGGGGCCGACGCCCCGCAAGGAGAGCAGCCATGGCTGACGAGAACACCCTCAAGGCGGAACTGCGCACCGAGTTCGGCAAGGGCGCCGCCCGCCGCATCCGCGCCGACAACAAGATCCCCGCCGTCATCTACGGCCACGGCACCGAGCCGCAGCACGTGACCCTCCCGGGCCACGAGGTCATGCTCATCATCCGCAAGGCGAACGCGGTCCTCGACCTCGACATCGCCGGCAAGAGCCAGCTCGCGCTCGTCAAGGACGTCCAGAAGGACCCGGTGCGCCAGATCATCGAGCACCTCGACCTCATCGTCGTCCGCAAGGGCGAGAAGGTCACCGTCGACGTCCCCGTGCACGTCACGGGCGAGCCCGCCGGCGACGCGATCTACACCGTCGACACCGCGACCATCACGGTCGAGGCCGAGGCCACCCACATCCCCGAGTCGTTCAGCGTCTCGGTCGAGGGCCTCGAGGAGGGCACGCAGATCCTCGCCTCCGAGGTCGAGCTCCCCAAGGGCACGACGCTCATCGCCGACCCGGAGACCCTCATCGTCAACGTCACGGCCCCGCAGGCCGTCGACCTCGGCGAGTCGGAGGAGACCGAGGGCGAGGAGGCCGAGGGCGACGTCGTCGAGAGCGACGAGTCCGCCGAGGACGCCCCCGCCTCGGACGAGGGCGACAACTAAGCCCACGGCATGGCCGACGACACGTGGCTCGTGGTCGGGCTCGGGAATCCCGGGCCCGGCTACGCCGCGCATCGTCACAACGTGGGCCAGATGGCCCTCGACCGCATCGCCGCGCACCTGGGCGCCGGGTTCAAGACCCACAAGGCGGGCGCGCTCGTCGCCGAGGGGCGGCCGGTGCCCGGAGGTCCGAAGCTCGTGCTGGCGAAGCCCGGCAGCTTCATGAACCTCTCCGGCGGACCGGTCGCCCAGCTCGCGCGCTTCTACTCGCTCGACGCGTCGCGCCTCGTCGTGCTGCACGACGAGCTCGACCTGCCCTTCGACACCGTGCGGCTCAAGCAGGGCGGCGGGCACGGCGGGCACAACGGCCTCCGCGACATCATCGCGAGGATGGGCTCGAACGACTTCGCGCGCGTGCGGATCGGCATCGGACGGCCCCCGGGGCGACAGGATCCGGCCGATTTCGTGTTGAAGCCCTTCTCTGGCGCCGAGCGCGAGAGCCTGCCCGTGCTCCTCGAGGATGCGGCCGACGCGACCGAGCAGCTCGCCGCCCAGGGCATCGTCGCCGCGCAGCAGCGCTGGCACGCCCCGCGCTGAGCGCTAGGGGGCGAGCGGGCGCCAGGTGGCGCCGGAGACGAGCAGCGCGGCGCGCTCGCGCGAGGCCTCGATGCCGACCGCGTTCGCGCCGTCGACCTCCCGCGCCCAGGCCGTGGCCGCCTCCTCGCTCCGCCCGTGGCGGGTGTGGCGGTCGACGAGGCGCCGCTCGCGCTCCTCGCCGTCGGTGACCGCGTACCAGGCCTCGTCGAGGCGATCGAGGATGCCGTCCCACGGCTCGGCGTCGACGAGCAGGTAGTTGCCCTCGACCACGACGATGCGGGCCGCGGGCGCGATCGCGATCTCGCCTGCGACGCCCTCGTCGACGCGCCGGTGGAAGCTCGGCGCGTACACGGTGTGCCCCGTCTCGGCGCGCACCCGGTCGAGGAGGGCGCGGAAGCCCCAGCCGTCGAAGGTCTCGATCGCGCCCTTCCGGTCGCGGAGGCCGAGGCGGTCGAGCGTCGAGTTCGCGAGATGGTAGCCGTCCATGGGCAGGTGCACGGCGGCGCCGCCCGTCCGGCGGTTCAGCTCCTCGACGAGCGCGAGCGCGAGCGTCGTCTTGCCGGCGCCGGGGCTGCCCGCGATCCCGAGGAGCACGCGGCCGCCGGGCTCGCGCGGTGCGAGCGCGAGCACCCGCTCGGCGAGCTCGCCGAGCGCCGCCGGGTGCGCGGATGGGTGGTCAGTCGACATCGAGACGCTCCAGACGGGTCGAGAGGAAGGCGTGCGCGTGGGCGGCGAGCTCGGGGCCGTCGCTCCAGAGGTCGCGCCAGATCGCGAGGTCGTTCGAGAGGGTCGGCGAGACGACCGCCGAGGAGAACGACTCGAACGTGATCGGGCCGGTGTACGAGATGTCGGCGAGGGCGCGGAAGAAGGCCGCGAAGTCGAGGTGCCCGGAGCCGAGGAACCCGCGGTGGCTCTCGCCGACGTGGACGTAGCCGAGTCGGTCGCCGACGAGGTGCACGGGGCGCACGAGGTCGTCCTCCTCGATGTTCATGTGGAAGGTGTCGAGGTGGATGCGCACGTTGTCATGGCCGATGTCGTCGGCGAGGCGGAGGGCGTCGGCGGCCGTGTTGACGACGTTCGTCTCGTAGCGGTTGCAGACCTCGAGGCCGAGGGTGATCCCGAGCGGGGCCGCCTCGGCGGCGAGGTCCCGGATCGTGGCGACGGCGTTCGCGCGGCCCGCGGTCGAGAGCGGGCGGCCGTACTTCCCGAGCGCCGAGTAGAGGGCCCCCGTGAGGTGCGTGCCGCCGAGACGGCGGGTGGTCTCGAGCGAGGAGTGCAGCAGGGCGGCTCCCCGTGCGACGGTCGCGGTGTCGTCCGAGGAGACGTCGGCGTCGAACGCGAGCCCGCGCGAGGCGACGACCTCCAGGCCGGCCGCCTCGACGGCCGTGCGGGCGAGGTCGACATCGAGGTTCGCCTCATCATGCAGCGAGAGCTCGACGAGGTCGTAGCCCGCGTTCGCCGTCTCGGCGACGATGCGCTCGACCTCGGCCGGCGTGGTGCCGCCCGCAAAGACGAGGGCGTGGATGCCGAGCCGGCTCGTCGTCATGATGCTGTGCTCTCGGGGGTCGGACGGGGCAGTGCGGCGTCGCGCTCCTCGCCGCGTCGAGGATGATCCTGTGCGAGCGAAGCTACGAGGACTTTTGATTAGTGTCAAGTCAGAAGTGGGAGTTCTTTCGTCGGCTGCGATACGTTACGTGCGGAAGGAGCGGAGACCATGCTCGACCCTCTCGGCGGAACCGACGCCCACGACGTGCTCGCGCTCTTCCGCGCCCACGGCGCGCTCACCCGCGCCGAGGTGATGCAGCGCTCCGGCCTCTCCCGCTCGACCGTCAACCAGCGGCTCTCGGCGCTCGAGCGCGCAGGCCTCATCGAGGGCGTCGGCGGCGCCGAGTCCACCGGCGGCCGGCCATCCACCCGCTTCGATCTCGTGCCCGGCCGTGCGCGCATCCTCGTCGTCGACATCGGCGCCTCCGGCTTCGTCGCCGCCGTGTGCGATCTCGCCGGCCGCGTCCTGGCCGACGACGCCGTCCAGGTCGCCGTGTGGGATGGGCCCGAGCGGGTCCTCGGCCTCGTCCAGGAGGCGTTCGCCCGGCTCCCCGTCGACGGCGAGCTCTGGTCGGTCGCGATCGCCGTCCCGGGTCCCGTGGAGTTCGCCGCGGGCCGCGTCGTCAAGCCGCCGATCATGACCGGCTGGGACGGCTTCGACATCGCCGGCTGGCTCGGCGCGCGGTACGGGGTGCCGATCGTCGTCGAGAACGACGCGAACGCGCGCTCCGTCGCCGAGGCGCGCTCCCGCGGGGTCGGCGACCTCATCGCCGTCAAGCTGGGCACCGGCATCGGCGCCGGCCTCGTCTCCAACGGCGCCA
The Homoserinibacter sp. YIM 151385 DNA segment above includes these coding regions:
- a CDS encoding MerR family transcriptional regulator, with the translated sequence MSTTTKTTYTIGEASERTGLPTHTLRFYEREGLFLGPIDRDSGGRRRFTDAQIEWLTIGAKLRSAGMPLPEIRRYAEAGRDARDAAAIQLRLLQNHAQRVRAQLRELESVLAIVEGKIANITRPPA
- the gndA gene encoding NADP-dependent phosphogluconate dehydrogenase, with the protein product MGSNLARNLASREGNTVAILNRSHEKTDALVAEHPEAEFVATRGYEEFAAALQTPRTAIIMVKAGGPTDAVIDELVKVFEPGDIIVDGGNALFTDTIRREKAVRETGINFVGAGISGGEEGALTGPSIMPGGSDESWVTLGPILTSIAAVAEGEPCVTHVGHDGAGHFVKMIHNGIEYADMQLIAEAYDLIRRGTGKSPAEIADIFAEWNRGELESYLIEITAEVLRQVDAETGQPLVDVILDQAGAKGTGAWTVKSALDLGIPVSGIAEAVFARSLSSKPAQRAAAADLPGPSAAWQVQDADAFVEDVRLALYASKIIAYSQGFDEIIAGAEEYGWDIQKGEIAKIWRGGCIIRARFLNRITDAYAENPELVALLTAPFFREVLVEGQEAWRRVVAGAAASGIPAPAFSSSLSYYDGLRADRLPAALVQGQRDFFGAHTYKRVDRDGTFHTLWSGDRSEISAVDTH
- a CDS encoding sugar phosphate isomerase/epimerase family protein — its product is MTTSRLGIHALVFAGGTTPAEVERIVAETANAGYDLVELSLHDEANLDVDLARTAVEAAGLEVVASRGLAFDADVSSDDTATVARGAALLHSSLETTRRLGGTHLTGALYSALGKYGRPLSTAGRANAVATIRDLAAEAAPLGITLGLEVCNRYETNVVNTAADALRLADDIGHDNVRIHLDTFHMNIEEDDLVRPVHLVGDRLGYVHVGESHRGFLGSGHLDFAAFFRALADISYTGPITFESFSSAVVSPTLSNDLAIWRDLWSDGPELAAHAHAFLSTRLERLDVD
- the pth gene encoding aminoacyl-tRNA hydrolase, with amino-acid sequence MADDTWLVVGLGNPGPGYAAHRHNVGQMALDRIAAHLGAGFKTHKAGALVAEGRPVPGGPKLVLAKPGSFMNLSGGPVAQLARFYSLDASRLVVLHDELDLPFDTVRLKQGGGHGGHNGLRDIIARMGSNDFARVRIGIGRPPGRQDPADFVLKPFSGAERESLPVLLEDAADATEQLAAQGIVAAQQRWHAPR
- a CDS encoding SDR family oxidoreductase, which encodes MQTWFITGTSSGFGRGLTERLLARGDRVAAAVRRLESMDELRETAGDRLRVYALDVTDGARVDSVVDQAFADFGRIDVVVNNAGYGLFGAIEEASRDQIAQVIATNLTASIDVARAALPRLRAQGGGRIMQVSSAGGQTAYPGFGIYHAAKWGIEGFCEALAAEVAPFGIAVTIVEPGMTPTGFSAAKDMTQATPAYSQGQFGAGRALMAAGELAGPNDAAKIVSAMIDLVDSGRTPLRLPLGVDTYRDVHAAYTRRMHELEASKDLAESVAATGAGTAP
- a CDS encoding ROK family transcriptional regulator, with translation MLDPLGGTDAHDVLALFRAHGALTRAEVMQRSGLSRSTVNQRLSALERAGLIEGVGGAESTGGRPSTRFDLVPGRARILVVDIGASGFVAAVCDLAGRVLADDAVQVAVWDGPERVLGLVQEAFARLPVDGELWSVAIAVPGPVEFAAGRVVKPPIMTGWDGFDIAGWLGARYGVPIVVENDANARSVAEARSRGVGDLIAVKLGTGIGAGLVSNGAIIRGDRGAAGDIGHTRATQAGDAADARQCRCGNVGCVEAYGGGWAIMRDLEEAGIEVAHVSDVARLVAQGDLEALRLVRAAGRVIGDAIASLVSVLNPNTVALSGQLAECGEVIMSGIRERVHQRASPLATSGLVIERSSLGGHAGVTGLAIIAVDGLLARR
- a CDS encoding putative quinol monooxygenase, encoding MSSPVIVTAVFHPAPGAKERLIEAMGPGIAAVHAEPGCELYAIHDAEDGTITMIERWTSAEDLAAHAAGEAIALLNRDIDGLLASPVVVTRMSALPAGDAAKGVL
- a CDS encoding gluconokinase encodes the protein MPHSEPIVVMGVAGSGKSAVGAALAERLGLAFLDADSLHPAANVAKMAAGTPLDDEDRAPWLDAVAARLGGEPIVVACSALRRAYRDRLRAGAPGVRFVLLDGPPELLAERIGARRAHFMPAALLASQLATLERPSPEERAVVVDVSPPVAEVAEAAARRLAEPLAASQ
- a CDS encoding 50S ribosomal protein L25/general stress protein Ctc, with translation MADENTLKAELRTEFGKGAARRIRADNKIPAVIYGHGTEPQHVTLPGHEVMLIIRKANAVLDLDIAGKSQLALVKDVQKDPVRQIIEHLDLIVVRKGEKVTVDVPVHVTGEPAGDAIYTVDTATITVEAEATHIPESFSVSVEGLEEGTQILASEVELPKGTTLIADPETLIVNVTAPQAVDLGESEETEGEEAEGDVVESDESAEDAPASDEGDN
- a CDS encoding bifunctional 4-hydroxy-2-oxoglutarate aldolase/2-dehydro-3-deoxy-phosphogluconate aldolase; this encodes MALDEALARREAGLLAELVAARLVPVVVLDEADAAPALGDALTAGGLRAAEITLRTPAGVGAIAALAGREGLLLGAGTVLTPEDVDRVADAGARFVVSPGLDREVVERTRERGLLPLPGVATATEVQQALRLGLQAVKLFPADRLGGLDTVRALAAPFPELLFMPSGGVSPENAVEYLAHPAIAAISGSWMVPRDALREGDWRLVERLSAAAWELVGGDELGRATR
- a CDS encoding D-2-hydroxyacid dehydrogenase, with amino-acid sequence MAARLRVVIATPLEEELVALIAEREPRLEIAHRPELMAPASADWMVRPERDDAQQAEYEAYLDGGEALFGVPDQSGRALAAAIGRNPALRWVHTIPAGGGAQVRAARLDEAALERVAFTTSAGVHAQPLSEFALLGVLAGFKHLPRLREAQGRREWAHREPMVSLTESRVAVVGLGGIGRRTASLLSGLGVEVIGVHRREVEADVARIEPVERLGEVLAGCDAVVLALPATDATRHMLNREVLAKAKPGIAVVNVGRGTTIDEAALVEAIERGQVGSATLDVTEVEPLPAESPLWGLEQVVIAPHTAAISPHEPRRIAELFADNASRLLDGRPLRNLVDTVEFY
- a CDS encoding nucleoside/nucleotide kinase family protein, giving the protein MSTDHPSAHPAALGELAERVLALAPREPGGRVLLGIAGSPGAGKTTLALALVEELNRRTGGAAVHLPMDGYHLANSTLDRLGLRDRKGAIETFDGWGFRALLDRVRAETGHTVYAPSFHRRVDEGVAGEIAIAPAARIVVVEGNYLLVDAEPWDGILDRLDEAWYAVTDGEERERRLVDRHTRHGRSEEAATAWAREVDGANAVGIEASRERAALLVSGATWRPLAP